One segment of Sulfurovum xiamenensis DNA contains the following:
- a CDS encoding DUF2309 domain-containing protein, whose amino-acid sequence MSILEKLNAVKNTVPHYWPIGSFIHHNPLKGFEHLNFKEGLDKAQSIFGGKVYMEPSYYLKLYEEGKIDPAILKSNLQEILEIDGLAEYYDLAEKCLLEVNPKWNSFRSSASIKEHKIDEELLAYLDEKFFYHNKEKWRKKLTKHMTLYEINDILFDRDDKEIIEKEVIEYITRFLDEEQTTLSMSNRDLGMFETFKLYENFDYAHDSETFVREALEKLEVADEDIERNLLKHILKLHGWAGFIKYRSEDPNYYSQQQNPSSLMDYLAIRFYYELKYLKHRKISSYKELANYIQDNSAYVLLKILKHKGSLPGKFIDAMEERQNYDDILESYTQYVLQLDAKQVHLASDHLGNTEIPLPELAKIMETLRAEEGYIWLKSLEDSYIRSYVDEFTNVPQEETEKAVASATFCLDVRSEVIRRQIESSGPYQTYGAGGFLGLPIAFVEFDKSHELFLSPAIVKAGNIVFEIPKERYEDYSSKKGMNKTTKKVLSDLKNNPYTPYIMVEAIGWIFGINLFGKTFSPRRTQKLFSKLKPQKPKTTYTLDKLSSEEIEMYVNKLHTHIISEVLSNSCPKECTTKEIQAIRDHLVLGKELTVELSSELIEKLKNEYKITEEDYKFQKHKLSMVGFTLEEKVNYLHNYLTMIGQVDHFPEFVTIIGHGSISDNNPFESALDCGACGGNISLPNTRALCMIANTKEVREALKEKGIDIPDSTKFIPGLHITTTDEIKYYDTDILTAEEMPRFFQIMRDFNKASQMSREERIEVLPYTHTQEDVMIKSMDWSEPRPEWGLAGNMGAFAGPRSSTKHVNLHNRFFMHSYDWKVDNDNADILTRIFNGPLIVGEWINMEHYFSTVDNAVYGAGSKVYHNVVAKVGVYNGNYSDLKIGLPTQSVLLEGEAYHEPVRLLTFMEAPLEKVGKAVENSIAKEFILNEWIRPVIIDKEAKKVYTYESGDFKVIKEL is encoded by the coding sequence ATGAGTATATTAGAAAAACTGAATGCCGTTAAAAATACTGTTCCACACTATTGGCCTATCGGTTCATTCATTCATCATAATCCGCTCAAAGGATTTGAACATCTTAATTTTAAAGAAGGGCTTGATAAAGCCCAGAGTATCTTTGGCGGTAAAGTCTATATGGAGCCATCGTATTATCTAAAGCTCTATGAAGAAGGGAAAATCGATCCTGCCATTCTAAAATCCAACCTGCAAGAAATTCTTGAGATCGACGGCCTGGCAGAATATTATGATCTGGCTGAAAAATGTCTTTTAGAAGTCAATCCGAAATGGAACAGTTTCAGAAGTTCTGCATCTATCAAAGAGCATAAAATCGATGAAGAACTTTTAGCCTATCTGGATGAAAAGTTCTTCTATCATAATAAAGAAAAATGGCGTAAAAAACTTACAAAACATATGACACTGTATGAGATCAATGACATTCTTTTTGACAGAGATGATAAAGAGATCATCGAAAAAGAAGTGATCGAATATATTACACGTTTTTTAGATGAAGAACAGACGACACTCAGTATGTCAAATAGAGATCTGGGGATGTTTGAAACCTTTAAACTCTATGAGAACTTTGACTATGCACATGATTCTGAAACTTTTGTAAGAGAGGCTCTAGAAAAGCTGGAAGTTGCCGATGAAGATATAGAGAGAAACCTTCTTAAACATATTCTGAAACTTCATGGTTGGGCAGGATTTATCAAGTATCGTTCCGAAGACCCGAACTATTATTCACAACAACAGAATCCTTCATCTTTAATGGATTATCTGGCAATCAGATTTTACTATGAACTCAAGTATTTAAAACATAGAAAGATCAGTAGCTACAAAGAACTGGCAAATTACATTCAAGACAATAGTGCGTATGTACTACTCAAAATACTTAAACATAAAGGTAGCTTGCCTGGAAAATTCATCGATGCGATGGAAGAGCGGCAAAACTATGATGATATCTTAGAGAGCTATACACAGTATGTGCTTCAGCTAGATGCGAAGCAAGTGCACCTTGCAAGTGATCATCTGGGTAACACAGAGATACCACTGCCTGAACTTGCCAAGATCATGGAGACGCTAAGAGCAGAGGAAGGATACATCTGGCTTAAATCACTTGAAGACAGTTATATCCGTTCATATGTCGATGAGTTCACCAATGTACCACAAGAGGAAACTGAAAAAGCGGTAGCTTCTGCCACATTCTGTTTGGATGTAAGGTCTGAAGTGATCAGAAGACAGATCGAAAGCTCTGGTCCATACCAAACCTATGGTGCAGGTGGATTCTTGGGTCTTCCGATCGCATTTGTGGAATTTGATAAATCACATGAACTCTTCTTGTCTCCGGCGATCGTAAAAGCGGGAAATATAGTATTTGAAATACCAAAAGAGCGTTATGAAGATTACAGTTCCAAAAAAGGAATGAATAAAACGACCAAAAAAGTATTGAGCGATCTCAAAAACAACCCATATACACCTTATATTATGGTTGAGGCGATCGGCTGGATCTTCGGTATCAACCTTTTTGGAAAAACATTTTCTCCAAGAAGAACACAGAAGCTTTTTTCAAAACTAAAGCCTCAAAAACCAAAGACAACCTATACTTTAGATAAGCTCTCATCTGAAGAGATAGAGATGTATGTCAATAAACTTCATACACATATCATCAGTGAAGTCTTGTCAAACAGCTGCCCTAAAGAATGTACAACAAAAGAGATCCAGGCGATAAGAGATCATCTTGTTCTAGGTAAGGAACTCACTGTGGAATTGTCCAGTGAACTGATAGAAAAACTCAAAAATGAGTACAAGATCACCGAAGAGGACTATAAGTTCCAAAAACATAAACTTTCTATGGTTGGTTTCACACTTGAAGAGAAGGTAAACTATCTTCATAACTACCTGACAATGATAGGTCAAGTGGATCACTTTCCTGAGTTTGTGACTATTATCGGTCACGGAAGTATCTCTGACAACAACCCATTTGAATCAGCACTTGATTGTGGTGCATGTGGAGGAAATATCTCTCTTCCAAATACAAGAGCACTTTGTATGATAGCCAATACAAAAGAGGTACGTGAAGCCTTAAAAGAAAAAGGCATTGATATTCCTGATAGTACTAAATTCATACCGGGGTTACACATCACCACTACCGATGAGATCAAATACTATGATACAGATATCCTCACAGCTGAAGAGATGCCTAGATTTTTCCAGATCATGCGTGACTTTAACAAAGCCTCTCAAATGTCTAGAGAAGAAAGAATAGAAGTGCTTCCATATACCCATACGCAAGAAGATGTCATGATCAAGTCAATGGACTGGTCTGAGCCTAGGCCTGAATGGGGACTGGCGGGTAATATGGGAGCCTTTGCAGGGCCTAGAAGTTCAACAAAACATGTCAATTTACACAATAGGTTCTTTATGCATTCTTATGACTGGAAGGTAGATAATGACAATGCTGATATCCTCACACGTATCTTCAACGGGCCACTTATCGTAGGTGAATGGATCAATATGGAGCACTATTTTTCTACCGTAGATAACGCCGTCTATGGTGCTGGTTCTAAAGTCTATCATAATGTGGTTGCAAAAGTGGGTGTCTATAATGGGAATTACAGTGATCTAAAGATCGGCCTTCCTACACAATCCGTTCTTTTAGAAGGTGAAGCGTATCATGAACCAGTGAGACTACTGACATTTATGGAGGCTCCTTTGGAAAAAGTAGGAAAAGCCGTAGAGAACTCTATAGCAAAAGAGTTTATTTTAAATGAGTGGATCCGTCCAGTGATCATTGATAAAGAGGCTAAAAAAGTCTACACCTATGAGTCAGGTGATTTTAAAGTCATTAAAGAGCTCTAA